The following are from one region of the Streptococcus sp. 1643 genome:
- a CDS encoding peptide chain release factor 3, protein MTIQEEIKKRRTFAIISHPDAGKTTITEQLLYFGGEIREAGTVKGKKTGTFAKSDWMDIEKQRGISVTSSVMQFDYDGKRVNILDTPGHEDFSEDTYRTLMAVDAAVMVVDSAKGIEAQTKKLFEVVKHRGIPVFTFMNKLDRDGREPLDLLQELEEVLGIASYPMNWPIGMGKAFEGLYDLYNQRLELYKGDERFASLEDGDKLFGSNPFYAQVKDDIELLQEAGNEFSEEAILAGELTPVFFGSALTNFGVQTFLETFLKFAPEPHGHKKTDGEIVDPYDKDFSGFVFKIQANMDPRHRDRIAFVRIVSGEFERGMSVNLPRTGKTAKLSNVTQFMAESRENVTNAVAGDIIGVYDTGTYQVGDTLTVGKNKFEFEPLPTFTPEIFMKVSAKNVMKQKSFHKGIEQLVQEGAIQLYKNYQTGEYMLGAVGQLQFEVFKHRMEGEYNAEVVMSPMGKKTVRWIKPEDLDERMSSSRNILAKDRFDQPVFLFENDFALRWFADKYPDVELEEKM, encoded by the coding sequence ATGACTATTCAAGAAGAAATCAAGAAACGCCGTACCTTTGCCATTATCTCTCACCCGGACGCCGGGAAAACAACCATCACTGAGCAGTTGCTCTACTTTGGGGGCGAGATTCGTGAGGCTGGTACGGTTAAAGGAAAGAAAACAGGGACTTTTGCCAAGTCTGACTGGATGGATATCGAGAAACAACGTGGGATTTCGGTCACGTCATCAGTTATGCAGTTTGACTACGATGGCAAGCGCGTGAATATCCTCGACACACCAGGGCACGAGGACTTCTCAGAAGATACCTATCGTACCTTGATGGCGGTGGATGCTGCGGTCATGGTCGTGGATTCTGCCAAGGGTATCGAGGCCCAAACCAAGAAATTGTTTGAGGTTGTGAAGCACCGTGGCATTCCAGTCTTTACCTTTATGAACAAGCTGGACCGTGACGGTCGTGAGCCACTGGACCTCTTGCAAGAACTAGAAGAAGTCCTTGGCATTGCGAGCTATCCTATGAACTGGCCAATCGGGATGGGGAAAGCCTTTGAAGGCTTGTACGACCTCTATAACCAACGCTTGGAGCTTTATAAAGGGGATGAGCGTTTTGCTAGTCTAGAAGATGGAGACAAGCTCTTTGGAAGTAATCCTTTCTATGCTCAAGTTAAGGACGATATCGAACTGTTGCAAGAAGCAGGAAATGAATTTTCAGAAGAAGCTATTCTTGCAGGAGAACTGACTCCAGTCTTCTTCGGTTCAGCCCTCACTAACTTTGGGGTGCAGACCTTCCTTGAGACCTTCCTTAAGTTTGCTCCAGAACCACATGGTCACAAGAAAACAGATGGCGAAATTGTGGATCCTTATGACAAGGATTTCTCAGGATTTGTCTTTAAAATCCAAGCCAACATGGACCCTCGTCACCGTGACCGTATCGCCTTTGTTCGTATCGTATCAGGTGAATTTGAGCGTGGAATGAGTGTCAATCTGCCTCGTACTGGGAAGACTGCCAAGCTTTCTAATGTCACCCAGTTTATGGCGGAAAGTCGTGAAAATGTCACTAATGCTGTTGCAGGTGATATCATCGGGGTTTACGATACCGGTACTTATCAAGTTGGAGACACTTTGACGGTTGGAAAAAACAAGTTTGAATTTGAACCGCTACCAACCTTTACCCCTGAAATTTTCATGAAAGTTTCTGCTAAGAACGTTATGAAACAAAAATCCTTCCACAAGGGGATTGAGCAACTGGTGCAAGAAGGAGCCATTCAGCTTTATAAGAATTACCAAACTGGTGAGTACATGCTAGGAGCTGTCGGACAACTCCAGTTTGAAGTCTTTAAGCACCGCATGGAAGGCGAATACAATGCAGAAGTAGTCATGAGCCCAATGGGTAAAAAGACCGTTCGTTGGATCAAGCCTGAGGACTTGGACGAGCGCATGTCCTCAAGCCGCAATATCTTGGCCAAGGACCGTTTTGACCAACCAGTCTTTCTCTTTGAAAATGACTTTGCCCTTCGCTGGTTTGCGGACAAGTATCCAGACGTAGAGTTGGAAGAGAAGATGTAA